One part of the Bacteroidia bacterium genome encodes these proteins:
- a CDS encoding DUF1553 domain-containing protein, with protein sequence MRTCYKLLPFLSFIFFFFFTACGDKVPAKLEEAYSELPEKIDFNFHVRPILSDRCYSCHGPDENTREAGLRLDLEDEAFKALSSGNGYAFVAGKAGKSQSIERILSDDPEFQMPPPTSNLVLSEREKAILFKWIEEGAEWKEHWAFIPPEKSALPAHEKNAALVENEIDVFVQHALPQVGLEPAEKADKERLLRRLSMDVRGLPPSVEEMENFLKDEDPQAYEKRVDEFLNSDAYAERMAMEWMDISRYADSHGMHADGWRMMWPWRDWVIKAFQENMPYDQFATWQLAGDLMPNASRDQKLATAFNRNHPMTAEGGVIDEEFRLGYVFDRTETVSTAFLGLTVGCARCHDHKFDPISQKEYYQLTAFFNNVKELGMTGDDGNYGPMLSVADDETETKRTQLKIEIEKEEAVLKALESKLLSTKEYLKKLPKSHAKEARVGYYPFNSIRERKKSDGKRKFSNGITDGNAKYVIDNSTVSVSNGKASVVKGKNGNALELSGNYDEIYLQNIPNFEWTDAFSAGLWANTSKRKKGETQTLMGTSSEKNSYWRGWDFYLDTLNRLNARIIHSPPHNYLHFRSQDSIKINSWKHLAFSYNGSGKAKGFSLFKDGKKMKGEVVFDQLYKSAKSVAGGSHVVQIRSVRVGLSGRAFTGEIGAYKGLMDELVIYGRELAEIEVSKIAGIESADEPKDLLAVYWLGKEREVVAQKKKLKALRDEWLELSNEIPEVMVMEEMPEARTTFAYNRGEYDDPMYEVGMGTPEVLPAFSTEELQNRLGLAKWIFTNDNPLTARVTVNRYWQMIFGQGLVNTPQDFGVQGALPTHPELLDWLAVDFMENGWDLKALLKKIYMSHTYQQSSEIREKAKEIDPSNIWLARGSSYRLPAEMIRDNALAASGLLVQKVGGESVKPYQPEGLWIEKGNFSYRLLRYKVTRGDSLYRRSLYTFVKRTSPHPSMTAFDAPNRDICVVKRENTNTPLQALVLLNDPQFVEAARVLAERIQLEKEGDLEEQILYAFRLSTGRKAKPEEIKLLKELYEKQLDRFQNDPSKAKELLAYGEYAGNTKLEIPKTAALAVVSSTILNHDEAYMKR encoded by the coding sequence ATGCGTACTTGCTATAAACTACTACCATTTCTTTCCTTCATATTTTTCTTCTTTTTCACTGCTTGTGGAGATAAGGTTCCTGCAAAGCTGGAAGAGGCATATTCAGAGCTTCCGGAGAAAATTGATTTTAATTTCCATGTGCGGCCTATCTTATCTGATAGATGCTATTCTTGCCATGGTCCGGATGAAAATACGCGTGAAGCAGGCCTAAGGCTGGACCTGGAAGATGAAGCTTTCAAGGCCCTTTCCTCAGGTAATGGCTATGCTTTTGTAGCTGGAAAGGCTGGGAAAAGCCAAAGTATCGAACGCATACTTAGTGATGACCCTGAATTTCAAATGCCTCCTCCGACCTCAAATTTGGTTCTGAGTGAAAGAGAAAAAGCCATTTTATTTAAATGGATAGAAGAAGGAGCTGAATGGAAAGAGCATTGGGCTTTTATTCCACCTGAAAAATCTGCGCTTCCTGCTCATGAAAAAAACGCAGCTTTAGTCGAAAATGAGATTGATGTCTTTGTGCAGCATGCTTTGCCTCAAGTAGGTCTTGAGCCTGCAGAGAAAGCGGATAAGGAACGACTCCTCAGAAGATTGAGCATGGATGTAAGGGGTTTGCCTCCTAGTGTTGAGGAAATGGAAAATTTCCTGAAGGATGAGGATCCACAAGCCTATGAGAAAAGGGTAGATGAGTTTTTAAATTCGGATGCTTATGCCGAAAGGATGGCAATGGAGTGGATGGATATTTCACGTTATGCGGATTCACATGGGATGCATGCAGATGGTTGGCGGATGATGTGGCCCTGGAGAGATTGGGTGATTAAGGCTTTTCAGGAAAATATGCCCTATGATCAATTTGCCACCTGGCAATTGGCGGGAGACCTCATGCCGAATGCAAGTCGTGATCAAAAACTGGCCACCGCTTTCAATCGAAATCACCCCATGACAGCAGAAGGCGGAGTGATAGATGAAGAATTTCGCCTGGGCTACGTATTTGATAGAACGGAAACAGTATCAACTGCTTTTTTGGGATTGACCGTAGGCTGTGCGCGCTGTCATGATCACAAATTTGATCCGATTTCTCAAAAAGAATACTATCAACTCACCGCTTTCTTCAATAATGTAAAAGAATTGGGGATGACGGGAGATGATGGGAACTATGGGCCTATGCTTTCTGTGGCAGATGATGAAACAGAAACAAAGAGGACTCAACTAAAAATTGAGATAGAGAAAGAAGAGGCAGTTTTGAAGGCTTTAGAATCAAAGCTTCTTTCGACCAAAGAATACCTCAAAAAATTGCCAAAGTCTCATGCCAAAGAAGCTCGTGTAGGCTATTATCCGTTCAATTCCATTCGGGAGCGAAAAAAATCTGATGGGAAAAGAAAGTTTTCAAATGGAATCACAGATGGCAATGCTAAATATGTGATTGACAATTCGACGGTCAGTGTCTCCAATGGAAAAGCCTCAGTAGTAAAAGGAAAAAATGGAAATGCATTGGAGCTGAGCGGAAACTATGATGAGATTTACCTGCAAAACATCCCCAATTTTGAATGGACGGATGCTTTTTCTGCGGGATTATGGGCGAATACTTCTAAAAGAAAGAAAGGGGAAACCCAGACCCTGATGGGAACCAGTAGTGAGAAAAATAGCTATTGGCGGGGATGGGATTTTTACCTGGATACCTTAAATAGACTGAATGCTCGAATCATTCATTCACCCCCACACAACTACCTTCATTTTCGCAGCCAGGATTCCATAAAAATCAATAGCTGGAAGCATTTGGCTTTTAGCTATAATGGATCGGGCAAAGCAAAGGGCTTTAGTTTGTTCAAAGATGGGAAAAAAATGAAGGGCGAAGTGGTCTTTGATCAATTGTATAAATCCGCAAAAAGCGTAGCGGGTGGTTCACATGTTGTCCAGATCAGGAGTGTACGGGTGGGCTTGAGCGGAAGAGCTTTTACCGGGGAAATTGGAGCCTACAAAGGCCTGATGGATGAATTGGTAATTTATGGAAGAGAGTTGGCAGAAATAGAAGTATCAAAAATAGCCGGAATTGAAAGTGCAGATGAACCTAAAGATCTTTTAGCTGTGTATTGGCTTGGGAAAGAAAGGGAAGTAGTGGCTCAAAAAAAGAAGTTGAAAGCCCTGAGAGATGAATGGCTGGAATTGAGCAATGAAATTCCGGAAGTGATGGTAATGGAGGAAATGCCCGAAGCTCGGACTACCTTCGCCTATAACCGGGGAGAATATGATGATCCTATGTATGAAGTTGGAATGGGTACTCCCGAAGTACTACCTGCCTTTTCAACCGAGGAATTACAAAACAGATTGGGGCTGGCAAAGTGGATATTTACAAATGATAACCCGCTAACGGCCCGGGTTACCGTTAATCGATACTGGCAAATGATTTTTGGGCAGGGCCTGGTTAATACACCCCAGGATTTTGGGGTACAGGGAGCTTTACCCACACATCCGGAACTTTTGGATTGGTTGGCGGTAGATTTTATGGAAAACGGATGGGATCTGAAGGCTTTATTGAAGAAAATATACATGTCTCATACCTATCAGCAATCATCCGAAATTAGAGAAAAGGCAAAAGAAATTGATCCATCGAATATATGGTTGGCTCGGGGTTCCAGCTACCGATTGCCGGCGGAGATGATTAGAGATAATGCATTGGCAGCCAGCGGTCTTTTGGTGCAGAAAGTTGGGGGCGAAAGTGTAAAGCCTTACCAACCGGAAGGCCTTTGGATAGAAAAAGGCAATTTCTCTTATCGCCTGCTTCGATACAAAGTTACCAGGGGAGATAGTCTGTATCGACGGAGTTTATACACCTTTGTCAAGCGTACCTCTCCACATCCATCCATGACAGCTTTCGATGCTCCTAACAGAGATATTTGTGTAGTCAAGAGAGAAAATACCAATACACCCTTGCAGGCATTGGTGTTACTTAATGACCCCCAATTTGTTGAAGCTGCTCGCGTGCTCGCCGAGCGAATTCAACTGGAAAAAGAAGGCGATCTGGAGGAACAGATTTTATATGCTTTTAGACTGAGCACAGGCCGCAAAGCAAAGCCTGAAGAAATCAAATTGCTCAAAGAGTTGTATGAGAAACAATTGGATCGCTTCCAAAACGATCCCTCCAAAGCAAAAGAATTGCTTGCTTATGGTGAATATGCCGGCAATACAAAGCTGGAAATACCGAAGACTGCTGCATTAGCAGTAGTGTCAAGTACCATCCTCAATCATGATGAGGCTTATATGAAAAGATAA
- a CDS encoding MarR family transcriptional regulator, producing the protein MQENPKIFQSLGAYLGKAGKVMGKRLSENFAAAGYDINLEHWIILVHLWAQDGLNQKSLCDFAGQHKTAITRAINSLEKLGFVVRIPDKLDKRNKLIYLTHQGKEVREGLVEQMQKTIGEATKGIAAEDIETCKQVLGKVFLNLADEEHIQFSSYNSYNRNETNSNS; encoded by the coding sequence ATGCAAGAAAATCCAAAAATATTTCAGAGTCTGGGTGCTTATCTGGGGAAAGCAGGTAAAGTTATGGGGAAGAGATTGAGCGAAAATTTTGCAGCTGCCGGATACGACATCAATTTGGAACACTGGATCATTCTTGTTCACCTCTGGGCACAGGATGGTTTGAATCAAAAATCCCTGTGTGATTTCGCCGGACAGCATAAAACAGCCATTACCCGAGCGATCAATAGTCTTGAAAAACTGGGCTTTGTAGTTAGGATTCCTGATAAATTGGATAAAAGGAACAAATTGATATACCTCACCCATCAAGGGAAAGAGGTTCGGGAAGGACTGGTTGAGCAAATGCAAAAAACCATAGGCGAAGCAACCAAAGGTATAGCAGCAGAGGATATCGAAACTTGCAAACAGGTATTGGGCAAAGTTTTCCTAAACCTGGCTGACGAAGAACATATACAATTTTCATCATATAATAGTTACAATCGTAACGAAACTAATAGTAACTCCTAA
- a CDS encoding efflux RND transporter periplasmic adaptor subunit — MSRNITVALAVGFLILSGVGFSVISGMKKPAELKEVSKVIKQVKGLEVKNTSLNTQLEITGRLQAAKKIEVFTEVGGTLLPNGNRFREGNFFKKGSVLVRVDNSEQLLGLLAQKSSLMNQITLMLPDLKSDYPQSFPNWQKYLDQMDVNKALEPLPEAVSDQEKYFVSARNLYNLFYNIQSQEKRMSKFTVHAPFNGALSQAMITEGTLVRAGQKLGEFMNTYTFELEASINEGDINLLRRGNKVELFSDDKSKSWKGTVLRISNTIDPATQTVKVFISVSGEGLREGMYLSGTANGRKLDNVFEISRNLLIDQDKVYVIEDSALKIVQINPLYLTSQNAIVSGLPENSIMMNEALIGAYEGLKVNTYFE; from the coding sequence ATGAGTAGAAATATCACAGTTGCACTGGCCGTTGGATTCCTGATCCTTTCTGGGGTAGGATTTTCGGTAATCAGCGGTATGAAAAAACCGGCTGAACTAAAAGAAGTCAGTAAAGTAATCAAACAGGTAAAAGGCCTGGAAGTCAAAAATACCAGCCTAAATACCCAATTAGAAATAACCGGCCGCTTACAAGCTGCCAAGAAAATCGAGGTATTTACAGAAGTCGGAGGAACCCTGCTTCCAAATGGCAATCGTTTTAGGGAAGGAAATTTCTTTAAAAAAGGTTCTGTTCTCGTAAGGGTAGACAATAGCGAACAATTGTTGGGTCTGCTGGCTCAAAAGAGTTCGCTGATGAATCAAATTACCCTCATGCTCCCCGACCTCAAATCAGATTATCCGCAAAGTTTCCCCAATTGGCAGAAATACCTGGATCAAATGGATGTAAATAAAGCGCTGGAACCCCTTCCAGAAGCTGTTTCAGATCAGGAAAAGTATTTTGTTTCTGCCAGAAACCTTTACAATCTCTTTTACAATATTCAGAGCCAGGAGAAAAGAATGAGCAAGTTCACTGTTCATGCCCCCTTTAATGGAGCCTTATCTCAGGCGATGATTACAGAGGGAACCCTGGTACGAGCCGGTCAAAAACTCGGAGAGTTTATGAACACCTATACTTTCGAACTTGAAGCTTCAATAAACGAAGGAGATATCAATCTACTCAGAAGGGGAAATAAGGTAGAACTTTTCTCTGATGACAAAAGCAAAAGCTGGAAAGGTACCGTATTGCGCATCAGCAACACCATCGATCCGGCAACTCAAACCGTCAAAGTTTTCATTAGTGTTTCAGGAGAAGGCCTTAGAGAAGGTATGTATTTGAGCGGAACAGCAAATGGACGGAAACTGGATAATGTCTTTGAAATCTCAAGGAACCTCCTGATTGATCAGGATAAAGTATATGTCATAGAAGATTCCGCTCTGAAGATAGTCCAAATAAATCCCCTCTATCTAACCTCCCAAAATGCCATTGTTTCCGGTTTGCCAGAAAATAGCATCATGATGAACGAAGCCTTGATTGGTGCCTATGAAGGTCTGAAGGTTAACACCTATTTCGAATAA
- a CDS encoding efflux RND transporter permease subunit, with protein sequence MKNIISYFIRHAISADVLVILILLFGVLGLSSMRSTFFPETDTKLISINIPFPGASPEEMEEGVILKIEDNLSGISGIETITSLSQENSGSVRVQIKDGYDIDEVLTDVKNAVDRINSFPAGMEPAVISKSEVLTLAITFAISGDIDLRTLKQFADEVEDDLLASSNISKVSVAGFPAEEVLISVRENDLRKFNLTFDQVSNAVRAANIEISGGTIKGSTEDLLIRSKNKRYYAKDFEDFVVATNPDGRQVKLYEVADVKDAWAEATNRVYVNRKPAAYINVNNTSDENLLTISEEVGEYIASFNEKNSVVQAEIINDGAVELRERVNLLSENGIVGFTLVVIILAMFLQIRLAFWVALAIPVSFMGMFILAPLFGVSINMLSLFGMILVIGILVDDGIVISENIYRHFEMGKSRHQAALDGTMEVLPAVTGAILTTIVAFAVFFFIDGTVGDFFSEISVVVILTLAFSLLEGAFVLPAHVSHSKALTPPEEKVEEKTLIGKWFQKLQQSLWDAMEWMKTRFYEPILLFFLRNTVLGIAIPIGLLVLSVSLFFGGFVEGTFFPNIESNFVTVSLKMPAGTPESVTQKGLDQIETAVWKVNQNYKEERADKKDVVLILSKNLGASSGAGVAAPQDGAIAATGGANSGSVLVNLMKGEDRNLKAIELVDAFRKETGTIFGAEQLSFSTATPFGDPVSISVRGQDLEELTSAVNEIKGEMAKMPDLVDVRDNNQVGLKEINIKLKDKGYLLGLTPQFVIAQIRQGFFGAEVQRLQRGKDEVKVWVRYSKADRSSIGKLENMRIRTANGQAYPLKELVDLDFSRGIIAINHLDGDREIRIISDLVSDDVQSSVANATIESQIIPAVLSKYPSVRYSMEGQVKESAKTASSAGRIMPFAFILIMTIIIVTFRSWSQTIAVGLTLPFGFIGVIVGHAIMGKPISMLSMMGVFALVGVMVNDALVLVNAFNQLIKEGKPFKEALHEAALSRFRPIFLTSLTTIAGLTPLLFETSFQAQFLIPVAISIAFGLAVATFIILVTLPVIMVMFNQYKSFVIWLWKGEWWDPTVIEPAYEGRKNQFGLWLSTSLAFVSLLFLLSKIPALFS encoded by the coding sequence ATGAAAAATATCATTTCCTATTTTATCAGACATGCGATATCTGCGGATGTGCTTGTCATCTTGATTCTCCTCTTTGGGGTTCTGGGATTGTCGAGTATGCGAAGTACCTTCTTCCCCGAAACGGATACGAAACTGATTAGCATAAACATCCCTTTTCCTGGAGCTTCACCAGAAGAAATGGAAGAAGGCGTAATCCTGAAAATTGAAGATAACCTCAGTGGAATTTCAGGAATTGAAACCATCACTTCTCTATCTCAGGAAAACTCAGGAAGCGTAAGGGTACAGATCAAAGATGGTTATGACATAGATGAAGTACTTACAGATGTAAAGAATGCTGTTGACAGAATCAACTCATTTCCTGCGGGAATGGAACCCGCTGTTATTTCAAAATCCGAAGTTTTAACGCTGGCAATTACCTTTGCGATTAGCGGAGATATTGATCTGCGAACCTTGAAACAGTTTGCGGATGAAGTGGAAGATGACTTGCTGGCGAGTTCTAATATTTCCAAGGTATCTGTGGCAGGATTTCCGGCAGAAGAAGTTCTTATTAGTGTAAGGGAAAATGATCTGCGGAAATTTAACCTCACTTTTGATCAGGTTTCAAATGCCGTTCGAGCTGCTAACATCGAAATCTCCGGTGGAACGATCAAAGGTAGCACAGAAGATCTCCTCATCAGATCCAAGAATAAAAGATATTATGCGAAGGATTTTGAGGACTTTGTAGTTGCTACCAATCCTGATGGCAGGCAGGTAAAATTGTATGAAGTCGCAGATGTCAAAGATGCCTGGGCCGAAGCAACGAATCGAGTATATGTAAATAGAAAACCAGCGGCATACATCAATGTAAACAATACTTCTGATGAAAACCTGCTTACGATTTCAGAAGAGGTTGGAGAATATATCGCCAGCTTTAATGAGAAAAACTCCGTCGTACAAGCAGAGATTATCAATGATGGTGCGGTAGAATTGAGGGAAAGGGTAAACCTGCTTTCCGAAAATGGAATTGTCGGTTTTACACTGGTTGTAATAATTCTGGCAATGTTCCTCCAAATCCGATTGGCTTTCTGGGTAGCCCTGGCCATTCCGGTTTCCTTTATGGGAATGTTTATTCTGGCTCCGCTCTTTGGGGTTAGTATCAATATGCTTTCTCTATTCGGTATGATCCTGGTAATCGGGATTCTGGTGGATGATGGAATTGTGATCAGTGAGAATATCTATCGGCATTTTGAGATGGGGAAAAGCAGACATCAGGCAGCTTTAGATGGGACCATGGAAGTGCTTCCCGCTGTTACAGGAGCCATCCTTACAACCATAGTCGCATTTGCTGTATTCTTTTTCATTGATGGAACAGTTGGGGATTTCTTCTCAGAAATCAGTGTTGTCGTAATTCTGACCCTGGCCTTCTCCTTATTGGAAGGAGCCTTTGTCTTACCTGCTCACGTTTCTCATTCCAAAGCCTTAACTCCTCCGGAAGAAAAAGTTGAAGAAAAAACACTAATCGGAAAATGGTTTCAGAAATTGCAGCAAAGCTTATGGGATGCAATGGAATGGATGAAAACCAGATTTTATGAACCCATTCTTCTTTTCTTCTTAAGAAATACCGTCCTGGGAATAGCCATTCCTATTGGCCTATTGGTATTAAGCGTCAGCTTGTTTTTCGGTGGATTTGTGGAAGGAACTTTTTTCCCAAATATAGAATCCAATTTTGTTACAGTAAGCCTGAAAATGCCTGCGGGTACACCAGAATCAGTAACACAAAAAGGATTAGATCAAATTGAAACCGCCGTTTGGAAGGTAAATCAGAATTACAAAGAAGAGCGGGCAGACAAAAAGGATGTCGTGCTTATTCTTTCCAAAAACCTGGGTGCTTCCAGCGGAGCAGGGGTAGCAGCTCCACAGGATGGTGCAATAGCAGCAACAGGAGGTGCCAATTCAGGTAGTGTCCTTGTCAACCTCATGAAGGGCGAAGACAGAAATCTCAAAGCTATTGAGCTTGTAGATGCCTTCAGAAAAGAAACGGGAACTATATTCGGAGCTGAACAGCTTTCATTTTCGACTGCTACTCCTTTCGGTGATCCGGTTTCTATTTCCGTAAGAGGACAGGATCTGGAGGAGCTTACTTCGGCAGTAAATGAAATCAAAGGCGAAATGGCAAAAATGCCGGACCTGGTTGATGTGAGGGATAACAATCAGGTAGGCCTGAAAGAGATCAACATAAAGCTAAAGGACAAAGGCTACCTACTGGGATTAACTCCCCAGTTTGTAATAGCTCAAATCCGACAGGGATTCTTTGGTGCAGAAGTTCAACGATTGCAAAGAGGGAAAGATGAAGTAAAAGTATGGGTACGATATTCCAAAGCTGATCGGTCATCAATCGGAAAATTGGAGAATATGCGAATCCGGACGGCAAACGGTCAGGCCTATCCTCTGAAAGAATTGGTGGACCTGGATTTTAGTCGGGGAATCATAGCCATCAATCACCTGGATGGAGATCGGGAAATTAGAATTATTTCTGATTTAGTCTCAGATGATGTTCAGTCTTCCGTTGCCAATGCTACGATAGAATCTCAAATCATTCCGGCTGTATTGTCAAAATATCCCAGTGTCCGATATTCTATGGAAGGACAGGTAAAAGAGTCTGCGAAAACTGCGTCTTCAGCAGGTAGAATCATGCCCTTTGCCTTTATCCTGATTATGACCATCATTATCGTAACCTTCAGATCATGGTCTCAGACGATAGCAGTAGGCTTGACATTGCCCTTTGGTTTCATCGGAGTAATAGTGGGTCATGCAATCATGGGTAAGCCTATCAGTATGCTATCCATGATGGGAGTATTTGCACTGGTTGGAGTGATGGTAAATGATGCCCTGGTATTGGTCAATGCATTTAATCAATTAATAAAAGAAGGCAAGCCATTCAAAGAAGCCTTGCATGAAGCAGCCCTCTCACGTTTCCGACCTATTTTCCTTACCTCATTGACTACCATAGCAGGTCTTACGCCTTTGCTGTTTGAAACCAGTTTCCAGGCACAGTTCCTGATTCCGGTTGCGATTTCTATCGCATTTGGCTTAGCAGTAGCCACTTTCATTATCCTGGTTACCCTTCCGGTTATCATGGTGATGTTTAATCAATACAAAAGCTTTGTCATCTGGCTATGGAAAGGAGAATGGTGGGACCCAACCGTCATCGAACCAGCATATGAAGGGCGTAAGAACCAATTTGGACTTTGGCTCTCAACTTCTTTAGCCTTTGTGTCTTTATTATTCCTCTTGTCAAAAATACCGGCATTGTTTAGCTAG
- a CDS encoding TolC family protein — protein sequence MKKIFIYILGIFVAGIQLQAQDTLNLDEAIQIALENNYGILIAKNDAQVSKNNAHQGAAGLLPVISLSGSGTYQNSATKLEFASPEIPNIDASGAQSTTYQAGINANYTLYSGGRNKNNFQVLKTSALLSETQSKATIEATITQVANAYYTIARLALSYKTLQENLDISQKRLSRAQNQQEFGSANKLIVLNAEVDINTDSTNLLSSFYNLENAKRSFNRLIGRPIDTPFSLDIFLGFEEMISLEALMDNALANNVQMRLAEYNQQISELNLNIAKGAYKPSLSLNAGYNYSLTENDASFIISQRALGLTAGASLNFDIFAGNTRKVNEQNAKINLENSRYQMEDTRLNLERDLSNAFYTYQNNLSQLRLEEKSLNAAEENFRRTEEALKLGQSNSLQFREAQLNLQRAKDRLDDLKYTAKLSEIEVLRLSGKLVD from the coding sequence ATGAAAAAAATATTCATATACATACTGGGAATCTTTGTAGCTGGTATTCAGCTACAAGCCCAGGATACCTTAAACCTGGATGAAGCCATTCAGATTGCTTTGGAAAATAATTACGGCATCCTGATCGCCAAGAATGATGCTCAGGTAAGCAAGAACAATGCTCACCAGGGTGCAGCAGGTCTCTTGCCTGTAATCAGCCTGAGTGGAAGTGGAACCTATCAGAATAGTGCCACAAAACTTGAATTTGCCAGTCCTGAGATTCCGAATATTGATGCAAGTGGAGCTCAAAGCACCACATATCAAGCCGGGATAAATGCGAATTACACCCTTTATAGCGGAGGACGTAATAAGAATAATTTTCAGGTTCTGAAAACCAGTGCTTTGCTAAGCGAAACCCAAAGTAAAGCGACCATAGAAGCTACGATTACCCAGGTAGCCAATGCATATTATACCATCGCTCGTTTGGCCTTGAGCTATAAGACGCTGCAGGAGAACCTCGATATTTCTCAGAAACGCTTGAGTCGTGCCCAAAATCAGCAGGAATTTGGGAGTGCAAATAAGCTGATTGTGCTGAATGCTGAGGTAGATATCAATACCGATAGCACCAATCTTCTCAGCAGTTTTTACAATTTAGAGAATGCAAAAAGGAGTTTCAATCGTCTAATTGGCAGACCTATAGATACTCCATTTAGCCTGGACATCTTTTTGGGATTTGAAGAAATGATTTCTCTGGAAGCTTTGATGGATAATGCATTGGCGAATAATGTTCAAATGAGGCTAGCCGAATACAATCAGCAGATTTCAGAGTTAAACCTGAATATTGCGAAAGGAGCTTATAAGCCAAGTCTATCTTTGAATGCAGGCTATAATTACTCCTTGACGGAAAATGATGCAAGCTTTATCATTAGCCAAAGAGCCCTCGGTTTAACAGCCGGAGCCAGTCTGAATTTTGATATTTTTGCGGGTAATACGAGAAAAGTTAATGAGCAAAACGCCAAGATCAATCTTGAAAATAGTCGCTATCAAATGGAGGATACACGGCTAAATCTGGAGCGGGATCTCAGCAATGCCTTCTATACCTACCAAAACAACCTCAGTCAATTAAGATTGGAAGAGAAAAGTCTGAATGCTGCAGAAGAGAATTTCCGCAGAACAGAAGAAGCTCTAAAACTCGGGCAATCCAATTCGCTCCAGTTTAGAGAAGCCCAATTGAATCTTCAGAGAGCTAAAGATCGATTGGATGATTTAAAATATACTGCGAAGCTTAGCGAAATTGAAGTCCTCAGATTGAGTGGCAAATTGGTCGACTAA
- a CDS encoding sulfite exporter TauE/SafE family protein, with protein sequence MDFSLYWFMFPIAILIACIAMLCGIGGAAIFTPVFLLLFPLLGDEYLLEDPLTAITAALLTTSFGFASGFVGYYRKGLIDYSLSISFLRLALPFALLGVFAVRLFSGEMVILFYGLLMLMISAFILFEEKWMKSEKKVSKEKGRSLTDKAGNTYSYPFYMAHAGMTSMGAFLTGLVSVGIGEMVMPQLLKRGNIPFQVAAATSVLIVICTVMSAAIAHVLLMVNEGGMLSVPWHLVVYTVPGVIIGGQIGPALQGKFNQQKMEQGISLVFLLIGIAMLVSVFFNYES encoded by the coding sequence ATGGATTTTAGCCTTTATTGGTTTATGTTTCCCATAGCAATCCTGATAGCATGTATAGCCATGCTGTGTGGTATTGGGGGAGCTGCGATTTTTACGCCGGTTTTTTTGTTGCTTTTTCCGCTTTTGGGAGATGAGTATTTACTGGAAGATCCTCTGACAGCTATTACAGCAGCCTTACTTACGACCTCCTTTGGTTTTGCATCGGGTTTTGTGGGCTACTATCGCAAAGGCTTAATTGATTATTCTCTTAGTATCTCTTTTCTCAGACTGGCACTCCCTTTTGCGCTTCTGGGAGTATTTGCAGTCAGGCTTTTTTCGGGCGAAATGGTAATTCTATTTTATGGCTTGCTGATGTTGATGATATCAGCATTTATTTTGTTTGAAGAAAAGTGGATGAAGTCAGAAAAGAAGGTGAGTAAAGAAAAGGGAAGAAGCTTAACAGATAAAGCGGGAAATACTTATTCCTATCCCTTTTATATGGCTCATGCAGGCATGACATCCATGGGCGCTTTCCTCACAGGTTTGGTTTCTGTGGGGATAGGTGAAATGGTGATGCCCCAATTATTGAAAAGGGGCAATATCCCTTTTCAAGTAGCAGCAGCTACCTCAGTTTTGATTGTAATTTGTACGGTTATGAGCGCTGCAATCGCCCATGTTTTATTGATGGTCAATGAGGGTGGCATGCTCTCTGTACCCTGGCATTTAGTAGTATATACTGTGCCCGGAGTTATCATAGGAGGACAAATAGGACCGGCCTTGCAGGGGAAATTCAATCAACAAAAAATGGAGCAAGGGATCAGCCTGGTATTCCTCTTGATTGGCATTGCCATGCTTGTGAGTGTTTTCTTTAATTATGAGTCATAA